Sequence from the Mesotoga infera genome:
TTGTTAACAAGGCTTTCGGATTTATTCAGGATCGAGCGACCGGAAAATGAAGGTCCTCATGATAGTAATCTCACTTCTCGCTTTGCTGCTTATTGGGCCTTACCTGATTCCGGTGCCTGACCTTGAGGACACCGTAAATCCTAGAATCTTGGCCGACAGAGATAGCATGTTTGCGGAAATCAACAACATTGACGTCCATTACAAGATTTCCGGTGAGGGTTCTCCTTTGATAATTCTGCTTCATGGATTTGGCGCAAGCACATTTTCCTGGCGCGAAGTCATAGAACCTCTATCTGAAGAATTCACAGTTGTCGCATTTGATAGACCGGGGTTTGGTCTCACTTCTAGACCTATTGGAGAAGAACTGAAAGATTTCAATCCTTATTCTCTAGCGGGCCAGGTGGAACTTACAGCATTGCTAATCCAGTATTTTGGATTTGAGAAGGCTATCCTAATTGGGAATTCGGCCGGCGGCTTAACTGCCCTGGAAACAGCTATAGAATATCCAGAGAAGGTTCTTGGATTGGTGCTTGTAGATGCTGCTATATACAATGGCGAGGCAGATAGCCTTTTCTTCAGACTTTTGACAAACACCCCGCAAGGTAGATATCTTGGTCCGCTCGTGTCCAGAGCATTCCTGAGAAACTCACGAGATCTGCTGGATTTGGCCTGGCATGATACCGACAAGCTCACCCCGGATATTCTTGAAGGATACGAAAAACCGTTGAGGTCGGAAAACTGGGACAGGGCTTTATGGGAACTGACACTCGCAAGAAAACCTTATGACTATTCAAGAATCCGCATGATATCTGTACCGTCTTTAGTTATCACTGGAAGTAACGACAAAATAGTTCCCGTTGAGGACTCAATGAGGCTCGCGAAAGAACTCCCGTTAGCTAAGCTATCCATAATTCAAAATACCGGTCACCTTCCACACGAGGAAAGCCCCGGGGAGTTCCTAGGGATTGTAATACCATTCCTGAGATCGCTAGCTACAACAGACTAAACGATTGGAATCCAAATAGAGTAAGGCGCGAAAATGTGGAAAAGAAACAGCGCCCACGTAATTATCATCAGACCTTTATGCATGGGTCTCCATTTCTTCTTCATAGACGTAACATACTTTCCCAGCAAATAGACTATAAACTGCGCCAATACCCCGATGAACACAAGACTGCCACTGTAAAGTACGAAACCTCCGGTCGCAAGATAACCGTGATACAAGGCTGTGAAGAGAAGAATTGTTCCTGTCCACGGATGAACAGCAGCCAGCATTACCATAAGTTTCTTGAAACCCACCCAGGAAAATCGCTCAAGCCTCTTGTTGAATGTACGGTAGAACCATCTTGTCAGAAAAAGGGATGTGTTTATGACAAGAAGAGTGAAGTTTATCCATCCGAGAGTTTTCATCCACGCGTACACTTTCACACCTCCAACACAACGACATTCAAATAAGATACCAGTTTTCGCTCTCGAAAACGCCATTTCCAAAGAGTCGAAAATTGCACTCAAATACCAAAATCCTTTTTTGCAGAGAGACGAATCAGCTATAGGTCATGAGACGAACTCGAATTTCGTATAGACGTTTAATATGAAGCATTATGAAGTATTCAGTGAAACCAGCTTCTCATAAGAAAGCAAATAGTAAAGCTGTTTGCTATTTAGAGCCCGGTCAGCCGTATGCTCTTTCAGAGCCTGCCAACTATTCCAGCTCCTAGAAATTCAGACAAAGCTTCTCAAGACAACAGACTACTCATTGATCTTCTTTAGCAACCAGGCCATATTTTCACCGAGAACTCTCATCGTTCGAACTCCCTCTTTATCCTT
This genomic interval carries:
- a CDS encoding alpha/beta hydrolase; this encodes MKVLMIVISLLALLLIGPYLIPVPDLEDTVNPRILADRDSMFAEINNIDVHYKISGEGSPLIILLHGFGASTFSWREVIEPLSEEFTVVAFDRPGFGLTSRPIGEELKDFNPYSLAGQVELTALLIQYFGFEKAILIGNSAGGLTALETAIEYPEKVLGLVLVDAAIYNGEADSLFFRLLTNTPQGRYLGPLVSRAFLRNSRDLLDLAWHDTDKLTPDILEGYEKPLRSENWDRALWELTLARKPYDYSRIRMISVPSLVITGSNDKIVPVEDSMRLAKELPLAKLSIIQNTGHLPHEESPGEFLGIVIPFLRSLATTD